From the genome of Coffea eugenioides isolate CCC68of unplaced genomic scaffold, Ceug_1.0 ScVebR1_23;HRSCAF=104, whole genome shotgun sequence, one region includes:
- the LOC113756550 gene encoding receptor-like protein 35, producing MERACYYFPVGLLVATSLLAVGTGDIITDKSDLVAFKNHIVLDPHSIVAKNWSISSSVCDWIGVTCDFGRQRVVALNISNMGFAGTIPPQLGNLSFLVSVDMSNNNFYGHLPKGMSHLRRLSFMALGNNILTGEIPSWLGVLDRLQYLSLRENNFVGHLPANICDNLPNLKKLDLYWNQLSGQLLSGLSNCSGLKSLDLSLNQFNGYIPKAVGNLKMLEELHLYYNNLEGDLLKRNSESTHESSNTVLCHPQSSKSPHWNLLILQNNNYLFIVILTLFGHSCSASP from the exons ATGGAGAGAGCATGCTATTACTTTCCTGTAGGACTTTTAGTAGCCACTTCTCTGTTAGCCGTGGGCACAGGCGATATCATAACTGATAAATCTGACCTTGTAGCTTTCAAAAATCACATAGTTCTTGATCCTCACTCAATTGTGGCAAAAAATTGGTCCATTTCTTCTTCTGTTTGTGATTGGATTGGAGTTACATGTGACTTTGGTCGTCAAAGAGTGGTCGCATTAAATATTTCTAACATGGGTTTTGCAGGCACGATTCCTCCACAACTGGGAAACCTCTCATTCCTTGTTTCTGTCGACATGAGCAACAACAATTTTTATGGTCATTTGCCAAAAGGAATGTCTCATTTGCGTCGACTAAGTTTCATGGCTTTAGGCAACAACATTCTCACGGGAGAAATTCCATCATGGTTAGGTGTCTTGGATAGACTTCAATACCTGTCCTTGAGAGAGAATAATTTTGTTGGCCATCTTCCTGCTAACATATGCGACAACCTTCCAAATCTAAAAAAGCTCGATCTGTATTGGAATCAATTGAGTGGCCAGCTACTATCAGGTTTATCAAACTGCTCCGGACTCAAGTCGTTAGATTTGTCACTCAACCAGTTCAATGGTTACATACCAAAAGCGGTGGGGAACCTGAAAATGCTTGAGGAGCTACATCTCTATTATAACAATTTGGAAG GTGATCTTCTGAAACGAAACTCTGAATCTACCCACGAAAGCAGCAACACGGTTCTATGCCACCCACAATCTTCAAAATCTCCACACTGGAATTTGTTGATTTTGCAGAATAACAATTATCTG TTTATCGTAATATTAACACTTTTTGGGCATAGTTGCTCAGCTAGTCCGTAA